A genomic window from Candidatus Bathyarchaeota archaeon includes:
- the ppcA gene encoding phosphoenolpyruvate carboxylase produces the protein MSTQHPDNACAPCWCSNEVIEGEAETYEAHFAYSKLGCQEVMWDSEGKDTDTRVIRKMLSNHGDYFKKNILGKDVFLTYRIPNPHVEIAERKTVVETLQNIAVGCDVASFFYKTCVVPIFEVILPCTTDSKELLCVLNYYEKAIVGAQDIELDCSVKVKDWVGSVEPSSIELIPLIEDMDSLLKIDQIVEPYIDTAKPNYVRVFIARSDPALNYGLVSALLLSKIALSKIKSLEKRKDVPIYPIIGVGAMPFRGHLSPDNLESFLNEYKGVYTVTIQSGLKYDFPVEDVKHVIAVLNEKLPYGEATIIRADEEKVLLNIIEKFKMKYQMVVEDLAPLINSVASYIPKRRARKLHIGLFGYSRNVEGITLPRAITFAAALYSLGIPPEFIGLEALNDLTDDERNVLKKYYVNLKSDLDAVVKYLSWQNLNMLMNMYIDVAKRAGMDGVRLSSALTRLLLDIKVAQEDLGIKFGPRNLTHRKYENTVSNFLISFLERNDEEAKDYLREAAKLRRSLG, from the coding sequence ATGTCTACTCAGCATCCAGATAATGCTTGTGCACCTTGTTGGTGTAGCAATGAGGTAATTGAGGGAGAAGCAGAAACTTATGAAGCACACTTCGCCTACAGCAAGCTTGGTTGCCAGGAGGTCATGTGGGATTCTGAGGGAAAGGACACGGACACTCGTGTTATAAGAAAAATGTTGTCCAATCATGGGGACTACTTCAAAAAGAACATACTTGGAAAAGACGTCTTTCTTACATATCGGATTCCTAATCCTCACGTTGAAATTGCTGAACGCAAAACCGTAGTTGAAACACTTCAAAATATTGCTGTAGGCTGTGACGTAGCATCTTTTTTCTATAAAACCTGTGTCGTGCCAATCTTTGAGGTTATACTTCCTTGCACAACTGATAGTAAAGAGCTTCTCTGCGTGCTTAACTATTATGAGAAGGCAATTGTTGGAGCCCAAGACATTGAATTGGATTGTTCAGTAAAAGTCAAGGATTGGGTTGGCTCGGTCGAACCAAGCAGCATCGAATTGATTCCGCTGATTGAGGACATGGATAGTCTATTGAAGATAGACCAGATCGTTGAACCATATATTGATACTGCAAAGCCCAATTATGTTCGGGTTTTCATAGCGCGGTCAGACCCCGCCCTCAACTATGGTCTTGTGAGTGCCTTGCTTCTTTCCAAGATTGCATTATCAAAAATTAAGTCCTTAGAAAAACGAAAAGACGTACCCATTTATCCTATAATTGGTGTAGGCGCTATGCCCTTCAGAGGTCACCTGTCACCAGACAACTTGGAAAGTTTTCTCAACGAGTACAAAGGAGTATACACTGTAACAATACAATCAGGTTTGAAGTATGATTTTCCTGTTGAAGATGTGAAACATGTTATTGCAGTTCTGAACGAGAAACTTCCCTATGGTGAAGCGACCATCATCAGGGCTGATGAAGAGAAAGTTTTACTCAACATTATTGAAAAATTCAAGATGAAGTATCAGATGGTTGTGGAGGATTTGGCTCCATTAATTAACAGTGTTGCGTCATATATTCCTAAGCGGAGAGCAAGAAAACTGCACATCGGGCTCTTCGGCTACAGCAGGAACGTGGAAGGGATTACTCTTCCGAGAGCGATAACTTTTGCTGCGGCACTCTACTCATTAGGCATACCGCCTGAGTTCATCGGCTTGGAAGCATTAAACGATTTGACAGATGATGAACGGAACGTGTTGAAGAAGTATTATGTAAACCTGAAATCGGATCTAGATGCGGTTGTAAAATATTTGTCTTGGCAGAACCTCAATATGCTCATGAACATGTATATTGATGTTGCAAAAAGAGCAGGAATGGACGGGGTGCGATTAAGTTCAGCGCTCACACGGCTACTACTTGACATCAAAGTTGCTCAAGAAGACCTCGGCATCAAATTTGGACCCAGAAACCTAACACATAGAAAGTATGAAAACACAGTAAGCAATTTCCTTATCTCTTTCCTAGAAAGAAATGACGAAGAAGCCAAAGACTATCTTAGGGAAGCTGCGAAGTTAAGAAGAAGTCTCGGATAG
- a CDS encoding winged helix-turn-helix domain-containing protein: MTEDEDNLQELVDFILSVDRRYLVLKEFQEHKILQASHIAKKVGRSLQNCSRALKELEKNEVVILLNPGKESWKRYVLSEKGKKVLNAMNRQGWFRE; this comes from the coding sequence ATGACAGAAGATGAGGATAATCTGCAGGAGCTTGTTGATTTTATCCTAAGCGTTGACCGAAGATACCTAGTACTAAAGGAGTTTCAAGAACACAAAATTTTACAAGCATCGCACATTGCAAAAAAAGTAGGGCGTTCACTCCAAAACTGTAGCCGAGCCCTCAAAGAACTGGAAAAAAATGAAGTTGTTATTCTATTAAATCCCGGAAAAGAATCGTGGAAACGGTATGTCCTTAGCGAAAAAGGAAAAAAGGTTTTAAATGCTATGAATAGGCAGGGTTGGTTCAGAGAATAA
- a CDS encoding DUF2213 domain-containing protein — protein sequence MSSIQYGKFEFDSARNIRETEDEIVVPAILDRESILQYGNIRSYRPADELQDAAFTLEGAWIVAYRHTPTPYIVHRSDIRGRVKNVSWDQETASLIGELAFAKSLCDSELLENLRKGTLNKDTSTAYFCNELFEAGDFGGQKYDALQKNLMYHHIAVGIPEGRCPSPYVGMMDSFNDFLRVTVHPQQMFSRLTTVLVSAKDGIYALVGKLRQGTKETVTCELMFDIEKGWTQEKAEAWVKESKNSTENDIPKPSSKPEPLDPFKVLAHSRKIIYSR from the coding sequence ATGAGTAGTATACAGTATGGAAAGTTTGAGTTTGACTCTGCTCGTAACATTCGGGAAACTGAAGATGAAATAGTTGTTCCCGCAATTTTGGATCGTGAAAGCATACTCCAGTATGGAAACATCAGAAGCTACAGACCAGCAGACGAGTTGCAGGATGCTGCTTTCACTCTTGAAGGCGCCTGGATCGTAGCATACCGTCACACTCCGACCCCATATATTGTCCACCGCAGCGACATTAGAGGCAGAGTAAAGAATGTTTCATGGGACCAAGAGACAGCATCGCTTATTGGAGAACTTGCTTTTGCGAAGAGCCTATGCGACTCTGAACTTCTTGAGAACCTGCGTAAGGGCACATTAAACAAAGACACAAGCACAGCATACTTCTGTAACGAGCTTTTTGAGGCTGGAGACTTTGGGGGACAAAAATATGACGCCCTCCAAAAGAACCTAATGTACCATCACATAGCAGTGGGCATTCCTGAGGGACGATGCCCAAGCCCATATGTGGGAATGATGGACAGCTTCAACGACTTTTTACGGGTAACTGTTCATCCTCAGCAGATGTTCAGTCGATTGACAACTGTTCTCGTGTCTGCAAAGGATGGAATCTATGCCCTTGTTGGCAAACTAAGGCAAGGGACCAAAGAAACCGTCACATGTGAACTGATGTTTGACATAGAGAAGGGCTGGACCCAAGAAAAGGCTGAAGCTTGGGTGAAAGAGAGCAAAAACTCGACTGAAAATGACATTCCAAAGCCTTCGTCTAAGCCTGAACCTCTTGACCCGTTTAAAGTTCTTGCCCATAGTCGCAAAATCATATATTCACGGTAA
- a CDS encoding encapsulin, whose translation MLKPLSRVGMDTAHLTDEERIYIDSKIVETVRPKLVGRRLFPVFTLPHAGFTTVRGYKQTDMGQARISLHGQGKNKDRTEKEPFDITVPVLHKEFTLWWRDLESSRTYGMPLDTQDAENAARQVAEEEDLLLLTGEYTGWNALGIEGLSTATGRNTKASAGAWPANALTDLSAAIGELETDGHVGPYAAVLRSSWAAKLRALVTNTATKWIEVIQDLFKAGIYVSDSLYTSAGATTSALVVEPGQDNFDMVIGRDLSLFTKQDEDMNLQCKVHEVVAPRIKRPTSICEITGLT comes from the coding sequence ATGCTCAAGCCTTTAAGCCGAGTTGGAATGGACACAGCTCACCTAACAGACGAAGAAAGAATCTACATAGACTCAAAGATCGTCGAAACCGTGAGACCCAAACTTGTAGGCAGACGACTGTTCCCAGTGTTTACTTTACCTCATGCAGGTTTCACAACTGTAAGAGGATATAAGCAAACCGATATGGGGCAAGCAAGAATTAGCCTACACGGACAGGGCAAAAACAAAGACAGAACAGAAAAAGAACCCTTCGATATCACAGTGCCAGTGCTACACAAAGAATTCACCTTATGGTGGCGTGATCTGGAGTCAAGCCGCACCTATGGGATGCCCCTTGATACTCAGGATGCAGAAAATGCTGCCAGACAAGTCGCAGAAGAGGAAGATCTTCTCTTGTTGACTGGTGAATATACTGGCTGGAACGCTCTGGGAATCGAAGGACTGTCAACTGCAACCGGAAGAAACACCAAAGCAAGTGCAGGTGCATGGCCAGCAAACGCCCTAACTGACCTATCTGCAGCTATCGGAGAACTAGAAACCGACGGACACGTTGGACCCTACGCTGCAGTACTACGAAGCAGCTGGGCAGCAAAACTAAGAGCCCTAGTAACAAACACAGCAACAAAATGGATCGAAGTCATACAAGACCTCTTCAAAGCCGGAATCTACGTCAGCGACAGCCTCTACACCAGCGCAGGAGCAACAACCTCAGCCCTAGTTGTAGAGCCTGGACAAGATAACTTTGACATGGTAATTGGCAGAGATCTTTCGTTGTTCACGAAGCAGGACGAGGACATGAACCTTCAATGCAAGGTCCATGAAGTCGTGGCACCCCGAATCAAACGTCCAACATCAATCTGCGAAATCACAGGATTAACGTAG
- a CDS encoding AIR carboxylase family protein, with translation MKVHILAGSKSDEEIIGKIVQTLKENKINFKLDYASAHREPERVKEIVKKSKAYVFIAVAGLSAALPGFVSSLTKKPVIGVPVNSKNSALSGLDALLSIVQMPKGVPVACVGINAAENAALLAERIIKTTKEQANQEDDGNIW, from the coding sequence ATGAAAGTACACATATTAGCGGGATCAAAATCAGATGAAGAAATTATAGGTAAAATCGTTCAAACTTTGAAAGAGAACAAAATAAATTTCAAATTAGATTACGCTTCTGCACACAGAGAACCTGAAAGAGTGAAAGAAATCGTAAAAAAATCAAAGGCTTATGTTTTTATAGCTGTTGCTGGACTCTCTGCAGCTCTTCCTGGCTTTGTTTCTTCATTAACAAAAAAGCCAGTTATTGGAGTCCCTGTAAATAGTAAAAACAGTGCCCTTAGCGGGCTAGATGCTTTGCTTTCGATAGTGCAAATGCCAAAGGGCGTTCCAGTTGCCTGCGTAGGAATAAACGCGGCTGAAAATGCGGCTCTACTTGCCGAGAGAATAATCAAAACAACAAAAGAGCAAGCCAACCAAGAGGATGATGGAAACATTTGGTAA
- a CDS encoding ATP-binding cassette domain-containing protein — MRHRREYFRINKFARRYDRESGKFTFNIGYETKTDITDRTVEVAEAFGMGISEFQEHVLYDNVELKIGPKDIVYLTGDSGSGKSVLLKAIVGDLKAGEAARLSEVEVDPDKPLIDTVGATVEEGLKLLSKVGLNDAFLFVRRYSQLSDGQKYRYRLAKLIESGAQWWVMDEFCATLDRETAKIVAYNVQKLARKLGKAVVAATTHTDLFEDLGPSVHIHKRFGREVTVNYHPNKTRSQCSLLQEMTVEEGTYKDWKEVAGFHYRSHRVAFLQKIFVLKRKDRICGAVTYTYPMSAAPFRNSVVKFESMKELNEKLARVSRVVVHPKYRTIGASVKLLKESLPLCGREYVEMIAVMARYNPFAEHAGLKRVGESQPDKSILEAIEKLEHLGFTSYLLAVSEYNQQKLEGTVKYVKEILGNFTYPYNRRIAGAHGNFKNKDYQQWLQKAESNDISRALCRLSQLNQSKIYLFWQNNQS; from the coding sequence ATGAGGCATCGAAGAGAATATTTTAGGATCAACAAGTTTGCTAGGCGTTATGATCGGGAGTCTGGAAAGTTCACTTTCAATATTGGCTACGAAACTAAGACGGATATTACGGATAGGACTGTTGAGGTTGCTGAAGCCTTCGGAATGGGGATATCCGAGTTTCAGGAGCATGTTCTTTACGATAATGTGGAACTAAAGATTGGTCCAAAAGATATTGTGTATTTGACTGGTGATAGCGGTTCTGGGAAAAGTGTCCTGCTAAAAGCAATTGTTGGAGATCTAAAAGCTGGTGAAGCTGCAAGACTAAGTGAAGTTGAAGTGGATCCAGACAAACCGTTGATTGATACTGTAGGCGCAACAGTAGAAGAAGGATTGAAGCTTCTCAGTAAAGTAGGATTAAATGATGCTTTCCTGTTTGTTCGCCGCTACAGCCAGCTCAGTGACGGACAGAAGTATCGGTATCGCTTAGCCAAGCTGATAGAGTCAGGGGCTCAATGGTGGGTAATGGACGAATTTTGTGCTACATTAGATCGAGAGACCGCAAAAATTGTTGCGTATAATGTTCAAAAGTTAGCTCGAAAACTTGGCAAAGCAGTAGTTGCCGCTACAACTCACACTGATTTGTTTGAAGATTTAGGGCCATCTGTACATATTCATAAGAGATTTGGCAGAGAAGTAACTGTCAATTATCACCCAAACAAAACTAGATCTCAATGTAGCTTGCTGCAAGAAATGACTGTTGAAGAAGGCACCTATAAGGATTGGAAAGAGGTTGCAGGTTTTCATTATCGCAGCCACAGGGTTGCGTTCCTGCAGAAGATATTTGTTCTGAAGAGGAAAGACCGAATTTGCGGGGCAGTAACTTATACTTATCCGATGAGTGCTGCTCCTTTCCGTAATTCTGTTGTAAAGTTTGAGAGCATGAAAGAGCTAAATGAAAAGCTTGCCCGCGTCAGCAGGGTCGTAGTTCATCCCAAATACAGAACAATAGGCGCATCAGTGAAACTGCTCAAGGAGAGTCTACCTCTTTGCGGTCGAGAGTATGTGGAGATGATTGCTGTTATGGCACGGTATAATCCCTTTGCTGAGCATGCTGGACTGAAAAGAGTCGGCGAGTCTCAGCCTGATAAGTCGATACTCGAGGCTATAGAAAAACTTGAGCACCTTGGTTTCACATCATATCTGCTGGCTGTTTCAGAATACAACCAACAAAAACTTGAAGGGACAGTTAAGTATGTTAAAGAAATCCTTGGCAACTTCACTTATCCATATAACAGAAGAATTGCAGGTGCTCATGGAAATTTCAAGAATAAAGATTATCAGCAATGGCTCCAAAAAGCGGAAAGCAACGATATAAGTCGAGCACTTTGTCGTCTATCGCAACTGAATCAATCAAAAATATACCTTTTTTGGCAGAACAACCAATCTTAG